TGCTGGGCTGGAAAATTGATATCAAGAGCGAAGAAGAGAAGCGGCAGGAAGTGGAACAGCAGATGACTGCCCTCGTGGGTGGTTCCTCGACGCCGCTGGAGCGGGTAGAGGACCTGGATGCTGGCGTGGTGGAAAAACTCAGCGCTGCCGGCATTACTACGGTGGAAGCTTTGGCCGACATGACGCCAGAGCAACTGGAATCCATCCCCGGCATAGGCCCGAAGACGGTGGAAAAAATCAGCATCGCCGTCAATAATTACTTCTCCAGCCTTGAATCGGGCGAAGCCGCCGACAGCGCTGGCAACTTCGACGTTCCTGAGGACCAACCGACGGGCGAGAGTAGCACTCGCGAGATCGATGACGTTGGTCCGGACTCCGCAGGCCAGTCGGGCGACACCGAAGGTCTGTCAACAGAGGCTGACATGTCTCCGGAGAGCGTGTCGGAACTGGTTGAAGAGGAACAGTCGCTGGAAGCAAGCATCATTAGCGGCGTGGAAAACGCGCCTCCGGCTGATGAGGCCGAGGTGACGACGCACGGAGACCATCCCGGCGAAGACGACATTGCAAAAGAAAAGCTGTAACTACATCAGTGAACTACGAGCTTCCGGGTTGAACCGGAGGCCCGAAATGAACGGCCCGAAACCGAGAACCGTCGAGGTTGAGATGAAAGCTTAGCGGATTAGCGGGAATACGGAGGAAACGAAGGGCGGATGAAGATTCGAATCAACGATTTGGCTCGAGAGCTGGAAGTAAAGAGCAAAGCGATTCTCGATGTGTTGTCGAAGGTGGGCGTCACAGAGAAGAAGACGCACTCCAGTTCCATCGAGGAAGATGAAGCGGTGCGCGTCCGGCAGTACTTCGTTTCGCACGCACCGAGTTCTGCGCAGAGGGAATCGCGCAGTTCGCGCGGTACGGATGAGTTCAAGCCGAAGATCGATCTCTCGAAGATCTCCAAGCCCGGCGATGTGCTGAAGGCCATCACTGAGCAAGCCGCGCATCCGCCCGCTGCGGCTCGCCCGGCGGCTCCCAAGCCAGCTGAAGCAGCGAAGCCAGTTGCGCATGCACCTGCGGCGCCTAAGAGCATCGTGACCAAACCCGCTGCCCCGCCTGTTGAGCCCGTGGCTGAGAAGCCGGTCCGTGTGCCGCGCTTTGTCACGCCGGCGTCGGTTGCCGCGCGCACGCAGTTCACACCGCCGCCTGCGAAGGTTGAGAAGCCTGCGCCGGTCGCGCCCATTACTGAGACTCCGGAAAAACCCAGTGTCGCAGTGCAAGAGGCTCCGGCCGCCGTTGAAGCGCCTGCGCCGCCTCCGATTGTGGAAGAGCCGGTCGCGCCAATTGTTGCGAAGGCCGAGGCTCCAGTTGCGGAGACACAAGCTCCGCCAGCGCCCGCGGAGAAAGCTCCTGCTGCACCAGCGCCAACTCATCCGGCCAAGCCTGCCACGCATCCTCCGGCTGCTCCTGGCAAACCAGGCGCACCTGGCCGCCCGGGAACTCCCGGTCAGGCGACGCCTCCGGTTCGCCGGATGATTGTTCCCCAGACGGGACCGCGTCCGGTATACACCGCGCCGCCGCCACCGCCGCCGCGCCCAGCCGCTCCTGCCGGAGCGTCACGCACTGGGCTTCCGGTTCGTGGGCAGCCCATTTTCCAACGCCCGCGTCCTGCTGGAGCGCCGGGGTCGCGGCCGCCGCTGCGTCCGGGCGAGAGACGCCCGATGCACCCCACGCGCAATGCTCCTGTCGGCAATGTCGGAAGACCATTGGGTGTTGGGCCCGGTGCTGCGCCTCCGGCGCCTGGCCGCCCGGCTGCACGTCCGGGTGGACCTGCGCGGCGTCCGGGACAGAGGTATGTACCACGCGGCAAGCAGGAAGGCCCGATGAAGGGCTTCGTTCCTCCGCCGCGGCTGTCGCTCTCTTCAGAGCCACTGCCCATCACGCGCACCATCACCGTGAACGAGGGCACCAGCGTTAAGGATTTGGCGGAAAAGCTTGGTATCCGCGCGAAGGATCTGATCGCGCGTCTGTTGGCCCGTGGCGTTTTCGCCACCATCAACCAGACGCTCGATTCCGATCTTGCGAAGGACATGGCGCGCCAGTTCGGCGCCGACACAAACATTATTAGCTTCGAGCAGTCGGTACAGGACGAGATGGAGACGCAAGCTCTCGCCGCGAATGACGAGGCCGTTTTCAACCAGGTCACCCGGCCGCCGGTGGTCACGATCATGGGCCACGTCGATCACGGCAAAACCAGCTTGCTCGACGCCATTCGCAAAACCAACGTAGCGGAAGGCGAAGCCGGTGGTATCACGCAGCACATCGGCGCGTACAAGGTGCAGATTACGGATCAGAGTTCGCCGGCATTTGGCCGCGAGATCGTATTCCTCGACACCCCGGGTCACGAGGCCTTTACCCGTATGCGCGCCCGCGGTTCGAAGGTCACGGATATCGTTGTACTCGTTGTAGCGGCGGATGACGGCGTCATGCCGCAGACGCTCGAGGCTATTGACCACGCTC
The window above is part of the Clostridia bacterium genome. Proteins encoded here:
- the infB gene encoding translation initiation factor IF-2, with translation MKIRINDLARELEVKSKAILDVLSKVGVTEKKTHSSSIEEDEAVRVRQYFVSHAPSSAQRESRSSRGTDEFKPKIDLSKISKPGDVLKAITEQAAHPPAAARPAAPKPAEAAKPVAHAPAAPKSIVTKPAAPPVEPVAEKPVRVPRFVTPASVAARTQFTPPPAKVEKPAPVAPITETPEKPSVAVQEAPAAVEAPAPPPIVEEPVAPIVAKAEAPVAETQAPPAPAEKAPAAPAPTHPAKPATHPPAAPGKPGAPGRPGTPGQATPPVRRMIVPQTGPRPVYTAPPPPPPRPAAPAGASRTGLPVRGQPIFQRPRPAGAPGSRPPLRPGERRPMHPTRNAPVGNVGRPLGVGPGAAPPAPGRPAARPGGPARRPGQRYVPRGKQEGPMKGFVPPPRLSLSSEPLPITRTITVNEGTSVKDLAEKLGIRAKDLIARLLARGVFATINQTLDSDLAKDMARQFGADTNIISFEQSVQDEMETQALAANDEAVFNQVTRPPVVTIMGHVDHGKTSLLDAIRKTNVAEGEAGGITQHIGAYKVQITDQSSPAFGREIVFLDTPGHEAFTRMRARGSKVTDIVVLVVAADDGVMPQTLEAIDHARAAKVPIIVAVNKIDKPDALPDRVKKQLADRGLLPEDWGGDTVFVDVSAKQRTNLNLLMEMVCLVADLQNLKAVPERAATGTVLEAKLDRGRGPVATVLVQNGTLHTGENFVVGNVFGKVRAMFDDRGRALESAPPASPVEILGLDGLPQAGDQFVVVADREKAREIAEYRETKAREAQLAKSTRVSLEGLAEQIKAAGMKELPVILKGDVQGSVEVISDLLTKLSNEQVKIKLLHAGVGAITETDVLLASASNAIIIGFNVRPERKAQEMADQEKVDIRLHSIIYEVQDEIRRAMTGLLEPTFKETYQGRAEVRDTFRIPKVGTVAGCRVADGVIKRDSDVRLLRDNVVVFKGKVGSLRRFKDDAKEVTSGMECGISIANYGDIKAGDIIEAFVTERVTAELMA